From a region of the Myxococcus fulvus genome:
- a CDS encoding RNA polymerase sigma factor: MALPSPTAQRASDPAADRALLQQVALGNASAMRDVYARCASRAFAACLRLLPSRADAEEVLQEAFLEVWRRARDFDPERGGLETWVTTIARTRAIDRLRSLGTAARVAEGVVHHPPPTSATPLAPDDALGVGQDRVRVRAAMRTLPPEQREVVELAYFEGLSQREISERTGHPLGTVKTRARLALEKLADVLGRGG, encoded by the coding sequence ATGGCGCTTCCTTCACCCACTGCTCAGCGGGCGAGCGACCCGGCGGCCGACAGGGCCCTGCTCCAGCAGGTGGCCCTGGGCAACGCCTCCGCCATGCGGGACGTGTATGCGCGCTGCGCCTCCCGGGCGTTCGCGGCGTGTCTTCGCCTGCTGCCCTCGCGCGCGGACGCGGAGGAGGTGCTCCAGGAGGCGTTCCTGGAGGTGTGGCGACGCGCGCGCGACTTCGACCCGGAGCGCGGTGGGCTGGAGACGTGGGTGACGACCATCGCTCGCACGCGGGCCATCGACCGGCTGCGCTCGCTGGGCACCGCGGCGCGCGTGGCCGAGGGCGTGGTGCACCATCCGCCGCCGACGAGCGCCACGCCGCTGGCCCCGGACGACGCGCTGGGCGTGGGGCAGGACCGGGTGCGGGTGCGCGCGGCGATGCGGACCCTGCCTCCCGAGCAGCGCGAGGTGGTGGAGCTGGCCTACTTCGAGGGGCTGTCCCAGCGGGAGATCTCCGAGCGCACCGGGCATCCGCTGGGCACGGTGAAGACGCGAGCGCGGCTGGCGCTGGAGAAGCTCGCGGACGTGCTCGGGCGGGGCGGCTGA
- a CDS encoding response regulator transcription factor: MGERILLVEDDARLGAQIVEHLTGAGFEAEWWTEGRMLLPGELPDVRLVVLDLMLPGTYGLDMLKALRGFSEVPVLILSARNDTLDKVRALKLGADDYLTKPFWPEELIERVRARLRRPVLQKPESVLELGPLRVDFLGREVRVEGRVVELTRVEFEVLAALARRPREAVTRQWLVEHVLDPEREGTERTLDVHVSRLRRKLAPAQCVETVWGVGYRLVAGDGS; the protein is encoded by the coding sequence ATGGGGGAGCGAATCCTGCTGGTGGAGGACGACGCCCGGCTGGGCGCGCAGATCGTCGAGCACCTGACGGGCGCGGGGTTCGAGGCGGAGTGGTGGACGGAGGGGCGGATGCTGCTGCCCGGCGAGCTCCCCGACGTGCGGCTGGTGGTGCTGGACCTGATGCTGCCGGGGACGTATGGGCTGGACATGCTCAAGGCGCTCCGGGGGTTCTCGGAGGTGCCGGTGCTCATCCTGAGCGCGCGCAACGACACGCTGGACAAGGTGCGGGCGCTGAAGCTGGGCGCGGATGACTACCTGACGAAGCCGTTCTGGCCGGAGGAGCTCATCGAGCGGGTGCGCGCGCGGCTGCGCCGGCCGGTGTTGCAGAAGCCGGAGTCGGTGCTGGAGTTGGGGCCGCTGCGCGTGGACTTCCTGGGGCGCGAGGTGCGCGTGGAGGGGCGCGTCGTGGAGTTGACGCGGGTGGAGTTCGAGGTGCTGGCGGCGCTGGCGCGCAGGCCTCGCGAGGCGGTGACGCGGCAGTGGCTGGTGGAGCACGTGTTGGATCCGGAGCGCGAGGGGACGGAGCGGACGCTGGACGTGCACGTGTCGCGGCTGCGCAGGAAGCTCGCGCCGGCGCAGTGCGTGGAGACGGTGTGGGGCGTGGGGTATCGGCTGGTCGCGGGGGATGGCTCGTGA
- a CDS encoding sensor histidine kinase encodes MPARVEHFPYDAEFVSLNPRAPVLSEDMRAAASDGTVVRRFEQDGRRMLEVLLRMPWEGGPCAFILARREEPPPPSLLSLPPLKDWSLLVSTVVASVVLALGPVVRRIRMLTEDVRASARSGYAQPVAVRGQDEIADLARAFQEARAEIQARMAHQEAREQGLRDFLANTTHDVMTPLTVLQGNLSAMQQRVARGEPVAATEVASAMSEAHYLASLVHNLAAATRLEAGAPHVQRSPVDLNDVVGRVLGRHQPIARQQRISLESGVPAVPVRVLGDVTLIEQAVSNVVGNGVRYGREDGHVAVVLESTREGRFHLRVLDDGPGIPEDERTRLLARGVRGNAARTRAPEGQGLGLHIALDVAQAHGWSLTLSPSEYGGLEVCFSGEVLTDDAPVSRG; translated from the coding sequence GTGCCCGCGCGAGTCGAGCACTTCCCCTACGACGCCGAGTTCGTCTCCCTCAATCCGCGGGCCCCCGTGTTGTCGGAGGACATGCGGGCCGCGGCGAGTGACGGGACGGTGGTGCGTCGCTTCGAGCAGGACGGACGGCGCATGCTCGAGGTGCTGCTGCGCATGCCTTGGGAAGGGGGCCCATGTGCCTTCATCCTCGCGCGCCGCGAGGAGCCGCCGCCGCCCTCACTGCTCTCGCTGCCTCCGCTGAAGGACTGGAGCCTGCTGGTCTCCACCGTCGTGGCCTCGGTGGTGCTCGCGCTGGGCCCGGTGGTCCGGAGGATTCGCATGCTCACCGAGGACGTGCGCGCCTCGGCCCGCAGCGGTTACGCGCAGCCGGTGGCCGTGCGCGGACAGGATGAGATCGCCGACCTGGCGCGCGCCTTCCAGGAGGCCCGCGCGGAGATTCAAGCGCGGATGGCACACCAGGAGGCACGCGAGCAGGGCCTGCGTGACTTCCTGGCCAACACCACGCATGACGTGATGACGCCGCTCACGGTATTGCAGGGCAACCTGTCCGCGATGCAGCAGCGCGTGGCGCGCGGCGAGCCCGTGGCTGCGACGGAGGTAGCCTCCGCGATGAGCGAGGCCCACTACCTGGCCTCACTCGTCCACAACCTCGCCGCGGCGACGCGACTGGAGGCCGGCGCGCCCCATGTCCAGCGCTCACCCGTGGACCTCAATGACGTGGTGGGTCGGGTCCTCGGACGTCACCAGCCCATCGCCCGGCAGCAGCGCATCTCGTTGGAGAGCGGCGTTCCCGCCGTGCCGGTGCGCGTCCTCGGGGATGTGACGCTCATCGAGCAGGCCGTGAGCAACGTCGTGGGCAATGGGGTGCGCTACGGCCGCGAGGATGGCCACGTGGCGGTGGTGCTGGAGAGCACCCGCGAGGGTCGCTTCCACCTGCGCGTCCTCGACGATGGGCCTGGCATCCCCGAGGACGAGCGCACGCGGCTGCTCGCCCGGGGCGTGCGTGGCAACGCGGCCCGCACGCGCGCGCCGGAGGGGCAGGGGCTCGGGCTGCACATCGCCCTCGATGTGGCCCAGGCCCATGGGTGGTCCCTGACGCTGAGCCCGTCGGAGTACGGCGGGCTCGAGGTGTGCTTCTCGGGCGAGGTGCTCACCGACGACGCCCCGGTGTCGCGCGGGTGA
- a CDS encoding ankyrin repeat domain-containing protein, giving the protein MSPKKKLSPLDARLLAAIEDSNAKDVAKQLAAGANPNTVDAKGYPALHSAASEGSLEMVRLLLDAGADVHAQDSDGAIALSFATAQSGDDGVALVKLLIDKGSNVNQRWNDETGPTVLTDLFGEDNEEPSEDILAVLLKAGVDVNAPNGQEETPLMLAATFKDQPKLTELLLEHGALVDAVNDRGWTALMWAIRSGNEGAVERLIAKGANVNHLATDDEGDTALTLTVNEDELFSTPSPRIVSALLRAGANPNQPNARGWTPLHLAACIEDVEPLEALLAARADPHLANTVGYYPIDLATRRGYTKVIERLLAAGSPTREQAARKRMDGIWKQIGDWADKHHPDYASRLTVNRPATPERIAALEKQLGKALPSDFRAFLQKFGGGAPSSRGLSISEYDVLPTEQIQDVWKGLREHVDNGVFKKARPHELSKDQRFVKWTWWHPGWVPFASDSGGNLYCVDLEPEENGSVGQVIRWEIHGGPLGPFADSMEDFFEEYLQKLESGRYDASELE; this is encoded by the coding sequence ATGTCGCCCAAGAAGAAGTTGTCCCCCCTGGACGCCAGGCTGCTCGCAGCCATCGAAGACTCGAACGCCAAGGACGTCGCGAAGCAGCTCGCGGCGGGCGCCAACCCGAACACCGTCGACGCCAAGGGGTATCCCGCCCTGCACTCGGCGGCCAGCGAGGGCAGCCTGGAGATGGTCCGCCTGCTGCTCGACGCCGGCGCGGATGTCCACGCCCAGGACTCGGATGGGGCCATCGCGCTCTCGTTCGCCACGGCGCAATCGGGTGACGATGGGGTGGCGCTGGTGAAGCTGCTCATCGACAAGGGCTCCAACGTCAACCAGCGCTGGAACGACGAGACGGGCCCCACGGTGCTCACGGACCTGTTCGGCGAGGACAACGAGGAGCCCTCGGAGGACATCCTCGCGGTGCTCCTGAAGGCGGGGGTGGACGTCAACGCTCCCAACGGGCAGGAGGAGACGCCCCTGATGCTGGCCGCGACGTTCAAGGACCAGCCGAAGCTGACGGAGCTGCTCCTGGAGCACGGCGCCTTGGTGGACGCCGTCAACGACCGCGGGTGGACGGCCTTGATGTGGGCCATCCGTTCCGGGAACGAGGGAGCGGTCGAGCGGCTCATCGCGAAGGGCGCCAACGTCAATCACCTGGCGACGGATGACGAGGGCGACACCGCGCTCACCCTCACCGTCAACGAGGACGAGCTCTTCAGCACCCCCTCTCCGCGAATCGTGAGCGCGCTGCTGCGCGCGGGGGCCAATCCGAACCAGCCCAATGCCCGAGGCTGGACGCCGCTGCACCTGGCGGCCTGCATCGAGGACGTGGAGCCGCTGGAGGCGCTGCTCGCGGCGCGCGCGGATCCACACCTCGCCAACACCGTGGGCTACTACCCCATCGACCTCGCGACGCGCCGCGGCTACACGAAGGTCATCGAGCGATTGCTCGCGGCCGGAAGCCCCACGCGGGAACAGGCCGCGCGCAAGCGCATGGACGGCATCTGGAAGCAGATTGGCGACTGGGCCGACAAGCACCACCCGGACTACGCCTCGCGCCTGACGGTCAACCGTCCCGCCACGCCCGAGCGGATCGCCGCGCTGGAGAAGCAGCTCGGCAAGGCGCTGCCCTCGGACTTCCGTGCGTTCCTCCAGAAGTTCGGCGGCGGCGCCCCGTCGTCCCGAGGTCTGTCCATCTCCGAGTACGACGTGTTGCCCACGGAGCAGATCCAGGACGTGTGGAAGGGCCTGCGGGAGCACGTCGACAACGGCGTCTTCAAGAAGGCCCGGCCGCACGAGCTGTCCAAGGACCAGCGCTTCGTGAAGTGGACGTGGTGGCATCCGGGCTGGGTGCCCTTCGCGTCGGACAGTGGCGGAAACCTCTACTGCGTGGACCTGGAGCCCGAGGAGAACGGCAGCGTCGGACAGGTGATTCGCTGGGAGATCCACGGCGGTCCCCTGGGCCCGTTCGCGGACTCGATGGAGGACTTCTTCGAGGAGTATCTCCAGAAGCTGGAGAGCGGGCGCTACGACGCCAGCGAGCTCGAATGA
- a CDS encoding DUF4382 domain-containing protein, which produces MSFIDSLRASLVSRFAMVLLLPLLGCGGGDDGKLSILLTDAPGDGIETAVVTISSIYLQGGDSEGGRVVLRDEPVTVSLLELANSTSELVSEAVVPNGDYDQLRFVITGGYLEARNADGTTSIFATSDDYAGLPEGAVVSGRLHMPSYGSSGLKVKFAEKLTIEGEQKILLVDFDVAQSFGKEAGNSGRWVMSPVIKSAELTASASIDVEVTLGAGVVLPTLEGQVLTLANLNAVLINAEGSRETLPLTDANADGTFEATFRFLIPGTFQVQVEAPVGVSLGTTPAQPVSVRLDSGRDSTQAFVVTSAQLP; this is translated from the coding sequence ATGTCGTTCATCGACTCGCTTCGCGCGAGCCTCGTCTCGAGGTTCGCCATGGTGTTGCTGTTGCCACTGCTTGGCTGTGGCGGTGGCGATGATGGAAAGCTCTCCATCCTGCTGACGGACGCGCCAGGAGACGGCATCGAGACGGCGGTGGTCACCATCTCGAGCATCTACCTGCAGGGCGGAGACTCCGAGGGCGGCCGCGTCGTCCTGCGCGACGAGCCCGTGACGGTGAGCCTGCTGGAGCTGGCCAACTCCACCTCGGAGCTCGTGTCCGAGGCCGTGGTGCCCAATGGCGACTACGACCAGCTGCGCTTCGTCATCACCGGCGGCTATCTGGAGGCGCGCAACGCGGACGGCACCACGTCCATCTTCGCCACCTCGGATGACTACGCGGGCCTGCCCGAGGGCGCCGTGGTCTCCGGCCGGCTGCACATGCCCAGCTACGGCTCCTCCGGCCTGAAGGTGAAGTTCGCGGAGAAGCTCACCATCGAGGGCGAGCAGAAGATCCTCCTGGTCGACTTCGACGTGGCGCAGAGCTTCGGCAAGGAGGCCGGCAACTCCGGCCGCTGGGTGATGAGCCCCGTCATCAAGTCCGCGGAGCTGACCGCGTCCGCGAGCATCGACGTGGAGGTGACGCTCGGCGCCGGTGTCGTCCTGCCGACACTCGAGGGCCAGGTCCTCACGCTCGCGAACCTCAACGCGGTGCTCATCAACGCCGAGGGCAGCCGCGAGACGCTGCCGCTGACGGACGCCAACGCGGACGGCACCTTCGAGGCCACCTTCCGGTTCCTCATCCCCGGCACCTTCCAGGTGCAGGTGGAGGCCCCGGTGGGCGTGAGCCTGGGCACCACGCCGGCGCAGCCCGTGTCGGTGCGGCTCGACTCCGGGCGCGACAGCACCCAGGCCTTCGTCGTCACGAGCGCGCAGCTCCCGTAG
- a CDS encoding sigma 54-interacting transcriptional regulator yields MFPTVASMGDEDGDDALVRTDTLPALRSARVRVKLAVLSGPDAGRVYPLTPGRYRVGSEPSADIVLPDRAVSRQHLLLEVRDNLVRATDPGSRNGSFCEGMRFSELEVRPGATLTLGTTELRLVAEGEKSKAPPLSTRTSFGGLVGSSRRMREVFTLLERMTQQGESDVLIQGETGTGKELCAEAIHTHGSRGKGPFVIADLAGIPPQLLESELFGHVKGAFTGAQGERAGAFERAHGGTLFLDEVGELPLEVQPRLLRVLERRQVKRVGANDYRTFDVRVVAATHQDLEGAVKQGRFRGDLFHRLAVLRVVLPPLRERPEDIPLLIDTVLSRLGKPPSALSEVTRALLTQYPWPGNVRELRNVVDRVVSMGEEALPEMPDLPEAPPRARSSQDEEDDESTLSLALDLPFKEAKERLIEGFERDYLRNLVERCEGNVSRAAREAGIDRVYLRKLLRKHGLDSGGP; encoded by the coding sequence ATGTTCCCGACCGTGGCAAGTATGGGAGACGAGGATGGGGATGACGCGCTGGTCCGAACCGATACCCTGCCGGCACTCCGGAGCGCTCGCGTCCGGGTGAAGCTGGCGGTGCTGTCCGGGCCGGATGCTGGACGGGTGTACCCGCTGACGCCGGGGCGCTACCGGGTGGGCTCCGAGCCCTCGGCGGACATCGTCCTGCCGGATCGCGCCGTCTCCAGGCAGCACCTCCTCCTGGAGGTCCGGGACAACCTCGTGCGCGCCACGGACCCGGGCTCGCGCAATGGCTCCTTCTGCGAGGGCATGCGCTTCTCGGAATTGGAGGTTCGTCCAGGGGCCACGCTGACCCTGGGGACCACGGAGCTCCGACTCGTCGCCGAAGGCGAGAAGTCCAAGGCCCCGCCCCTCTCCACCCGGACCAGCTTCGGAGGCCTGGTGGGCAGCAGCCGCCGCATGCGGGAGGTCTTCACCCTCCTGGAGCGGATGACCCAGCAGGGCGAGTCCGACGTCCTCATCCAAGGCGAGACGGGCACCGGCAAGGAGCTCTGCGCGGAGGCCATCCACACGCACGGCTCGCGCGGCAAGGGCCCCTTCGTCATCGCGGACCTCGCGGGAATCCCTCCCCAGCTCCTGGAGAGCGAACTCTTCGGCCACGTGAAGGGCGCCTTCACCGGGGCCCAGGGAGAGCGCGCCGGCGCCTTCGAACGCGCCCACGGAGGCACCCTCTTCCTCGACGAAGTGGGCGAGCTCCCGCTCGAGGTCCAACCGCGCCTCCTGCGCGTGCTGGAGCGCCGGCAGGTCAAGCGCGTGGGCGCCAACGACTACCGCACCTTCGACGTGCGCGTCGTCGCCGCCACGCACCAGGACCTCGAGGGCGCGGTGAAGCAGGGCCGCTTCCGGGGCGACTTGTTCCACCGGCTCGCGGTGCTGCGAGTCGTGCTGCCGCCCCTGCGCGAGCGCCCCGAGGACATCCCGCTGCTCATCGACACCGTCCTCTCGCGCCTGGGCAAGCCCCCCAGCGCCCTGTCCGAAGTCACGCGCGCCCTGCTGACGCAGTACCCGTGGCCGGGCAACGTGCGCGAGCTGCGCAACGTGGTGGACCGCGTGGTCAGCATGGGCGAGGAAGCCCTCCCGGAGATGCCCGACCTGCCCGAGGCGCCACCTCGCGCGCGGTCCTCCCAGGACGAAGAGGACGACGAGTCGACGCTGTCGCTGGCGCTCGACCTGCCCTTCAAGGAAGCCAAGGAGCGCCTCATCGAGGGCTTCGAGCGCGACTACCTGCGCAACCTCGTCGAGCGCTGCGAGGGCAATGTGTCCCGCGCGGCGCGTGAAGCAGGCATCGACCGCGTGTACCTGCGCAAGCTCCTGCGCAAGCACGGACTGGACTCGGGCGGGCCCTGA
- a CDS encoding serine/threonine-protein kinase, producing the protein MALQPGDRFGRYELVSWLGRGGMAETWRARWMGDAGVTKSVLIKKVLPEFVADDAFVSMFVNEARISATLSHGNIAQVFDFGRVDGQYYLAMELVDGPPLHRIMKRAVKTGLPRLPIPIATYITLEICRGLHYAHTRTDDKGVPLGIVHRDISPDNVLVSYEGQVKIVDFGIAKARMARNFQTEPGVVKGKYLFFSPEQARGREVDARTDVWATGLVLYEMLCGQTPVSGSQAAVMMKMANGEFPSPREVYPALPEELDDIVMKALSVDLSARYESANAFADALAGFLYSYSPRFSAMNLAYLARVLFRGDMAQEGRELSVPPSFIDELTLWRQQAEPAVEEPPARASKPVVSQVMSQVETDLKSRPPRATRKLLPAVSEAPPPVVDDGPEVPTHATKIVGLGLNRGVLFAAALGVGVVGAGGIWFMGRGEGEPVPQPSAMQVNPAYPIPGRIDEEPSAVPESAEGLAELARKKAQRARDNGSYRSAADFAEQCLKNVPDHPQCLQIAGVSLARDGQFEEAAKRYQRFVDRHPKHEFAKTAQTLAGEYARKSAEAKSAQPSGGTEAAANGTPPSGTAPPPREAPPGYKVIYDKDSQSAQATRSSSASSSLTNPADSPVRELILQARDLIKAQKYTEALNIAERCARLSSYDADCYLLIGIANARLNRTDEGARHYRRFLELAPHGHPSRQGVTDLLKAYDSNR; encoded by the coding sequence ATGGCCTTGCAGCCCGGAGACAGGTTCGGCCGATACGAGTTGGTGTCGTGGCTCGGTCGGGGGGGAATGGCGGAGACGTGGCGCGCCCGTTGGATGGGCGACGCCGGCGTGACGAAGTCCGTCCTCATCAAGAAGGTGCTGCCAGAGTTCGTGGCGGACGACGCGTTCGTGTCGATGTTCGTCAACGAGGCGCGAATCTCGGCGACGTTGTCCCATGGGAACATCGCACAGGTGTTCGACTTCGGACGGGTGGATGGGCAGTACTACCTGGCGATGGAGTTGGTGGACGGGCCGCCGCTGCACCGCATCATGAAGCGGGCGGTGAAGACGGGCCTGCCGCGGCTGCCCATCCCCATCGCGACGTACATCACGTTGGAGATCTGCCGGGGGCTGCACTACGCGCACACGCGGACGGACGACAAGGGCGTGCCGCTGGGCATCGTGCACCGGGACATCTCTCCGGACAACGTGCTGGTCAGCTACGAGGGGCAGGTGAAGATTGTCGACTTCGGCATCGCGAAGGCGCGGATGGCGCGCAACTTCCAGACGGAGCCGGGGGTGGTGAAGGGAAAGTACCTGTTCTTCTCACCGGAGCAGGCGCGAGGGCGGGAGGTGGATGCGCGGACGGACGTGTGGGCGACGGGGCTGGTGCTGTACGAGATGCTATGCGGGCAGACGCCGGTGTCGGGCTCGCAGGCGGCGGTGATGATGAAGATGGCGAACGGGGAGTTCCCGTCGCCCCGGGAGGTGTACCCGGCCCTTCCGGAGGAGCTGGACGACATCGTCATGAAGGCGCTGTCGGTGGACTTGTCGGCGCGGTACGAGTCGGCGAACGCGTTCGCGGACGCGCTGGCGGGGTTTCTGTACTCGTATTCGCCGCGCTTCTCGGCGATGAACCTGGCGTACCTGGCGCGGGTGCTGTTCCGCGGGGACATGGCGCAGGAGGGACGTGAGCTGTCCGTGCCTCCGTCGTTCATCGATGAGCTGACGCTGTGGCGGCAGCAGGCGGAGCCTGCGGTGGAGGAGCCGCCGGCGCGGGCGTCGAAGCCGGTGGTCTCGCAGGTGATGTCCCAGGTCGAGACGGACTTGAAGTCGCGGCCTCCGCGGGCGACGCGGAAGTTGCTGCCAGCGGTGAGCGAGGCGCCGCCTCCCGTCGTGGACGATGGGCCCGAGGTGCCGACGCACGCGACCAAGATCGTCGGGCTGGGATTGAATCGTGGGGTGCTGTTCGCCGCGGCCCTGGGGGTGGGTGTGGTGGGGGCGGGAGGGATCTGGTTCATGGGCAGGGGCGAGGGCGAGCCCGTGCCGCAGCCCTCGGCGATGCAAGTGAATCCCGCCTACCCGATTCCTGGGCGGATCGACGAAGAGCCGAGTGCCGTCCCCGAGTCGGCCGAGGGCCTTGCTGAGCTTGCTCGGAAGAAGGCTCAACGCGCTCGCGATAATGGGTCCTATCGGAGCGCTGCGGACTTCGCGGAGCAATGCCTCAAGAACGTGCCGGATCATCCTCAGTGTTTGCAGATTGCTGGGGTCAGCCTGGCGCGAGATGGTCAGTTCGAGGAGGCCGCGAAGCGGTATCAGCGATTCGTCGACCGTCACCCCAAGCATGAGTTCGCGAAGACTGCTCAGACCCTGGCGGGGGAGTATGCGAGGAAGAGTGCGGAGGCGAAGTCCGCGCAACCTTCGGGGGGAACGGAGGCTGCGGCAAACGGGACACCACCCTCGGGAACCGCGCCCCCGCCGCGAGAGGCGCCTCCTGGATACAAGGTCATTTACGACAAGGATTCCCAATCAGCCCAAGCCACGAGGTCAAGCTCTGCCTCATCCTCACTTACGAACCCCGCTGATAGCCCGGTACGTGAATTGATTCTGCAGGCCCGGGACTTGATTAAAGCTCAGAAATACACAGAAGCCCTCAATATCGCAGAGCGGTGTGCGAGACTGAGTTCCTATGACGCTGATTGTTATTTGCTCATAGGGATTGCCAACGCACGACTCAATCGGACTGATGAGGGAGCCCGACATTACAGGCGTTTCCTCGAGCTTGCCCCGCACGGCCATCCGAGTCGCCAAGGCGTCACGGATTTGCTCAAGGCCTACGACTCGAATCGATGA
- a CDS encoding serine/threonine-protein kinase, translating into MALQPGDRFGRYELMSWLGRGGMAETWRARWMGDAGVTKSVLIKKVLPEFVADDAFVSMFVNEARISATLSHGNIAQVFDFGRVDEQYYLAMELVDGAPLHRIMKRAAQTGLPRLPVPIATYIALEMCRGLHYAHTRTDDKGVPLGIVHRDISPDNVLVSYEGQVKIVDFGIAKARMARNFQTEPGVVKGKYLFFSPEQARGREVDARTDVWATGLVLYEMLCGQTPVSGSQAAVMMKMANGEFPSPREVYPGLPEELDDIVMKALSVDLSARYESANAFADALAGFLYSYSPRFSTMNLAYLARVLFRGDMAQEGRELSVPPSFIDDLTLWREQAERPTQVPPARGLALAAIEVSPPVVDKQPVAPTGHRASSTSRGMLVGAAVVVGAILGGIYWSSGEPLSQSSEAQVNSSYPIPGQMGDTLPGAEEALRTAQRALDSGDFRSAVDFAEQCLGIVPDHSQCLLISGASLARDGRFTEAVHQYQRFVHRHPRHGFVPTVRTLIEEYTRRGAEEQSVQPAGGDAATPPGSAPSPSEAPPGFKVIYDKETPALVKSAESPVVRDVIREARGLMGARKYRDAIGVAEWCAKLEPSNAECRLVLGDIYVQLKLSEFAAHNYRRFLELAPNNEARRPRVTKWLKRYDSNRKP; encoded by the coding sequence ATGGCCTTGCAGCCCGGAGACAGGTTCGGCCGATACGAGCTGATGTCGTGGCTCGGTCGGGGGGGAATGGCGGAGACGTGGCGCGCCCGGTGGATGGGCGACGCTGGCGTGACGAAGTCCGTCCTCATCAAGAAGGTGCTGCCGGAGTTCGTGGCGGACGACGCGTTCGTGTCGATGTTCGTCAACGAGGCGCGAATCTCGGCCACGTTGTCCCATGGGAACATCGCGCAGGTCTTCGACTTCGGACGGGTGGACGAGCAGTACTACCTGGCAATGGAGCTGGTGGACGGAGCGCCGCTGCACCGCATCATGAAGCGGGCGGCGCAGACGGGCCTGCCGCGACTGCCCGTCCCCATCGCGACGTACATCGCCTTGGAGATGTGCCGGGGGCTGCACTACGCGCACACACGGACGGACGACAAGGGCGTGCCGCTGGGCATCGTGCACAGGGACATCTCCCCGGACAACGTGCTGGTCAGCTACGAGGGGCAGGTGAAGATTGTCGACTTCGGCATCGCGAAGGCGCGGATGGCGCGCAACTTCCAGACGGAGCCGGGGGTGGTGAAGGGGAAGTACCTGTTCTTCTCACCAGAGCAGGCGCGGGGGCGTGAGGTGGATGCGCGGACGGACGTGTGGGCGACGGGACTGGTGCTGTACGAGATGCTGTGCGGGCAGACGCCGGTGTCGGGCTCGCAGGCGGCGGTGATGATGAAGATGGCGAACGGGGAGTTCCCGTCGCCCCGGGAGGTGTACCCGGGCCTGCCGGAGGAGTTGGACGACATCGTCATGAAGGCGCTGTCGGTGGACTTGTCGGCGCGGTACGAGTCGGCGAACGCGTTCGCGGATGCACTGGCGGGGTTCCTGTACTCGTATTCACCGCGCTTCTCGACGATGAACCTGGCGTATCTGGCGCGGGTGCTGTTCCGCGGGGACATGGCGCAGGAGGGGCGTGAGTTGTCCGTGCCTCCGTCGTTCATCGACGATCTGACACTGTGGCGAGAGCAGGCGGAGCGTCCGACGCAGGTTCCGCCAGCCCGTGGGTTGGCGCTCGCGGCGATCGAGGTGTCGCCTCCGGTCGTGGACAAGCAGCCCGTGGCGCCGACCGGGCACCGCGCAAGCAGCACGAGTCGGGGGATGCTGGTGGGGGCCGCGGTGGTCGTGGGCGCTATATTGGGAGGCATCTACTGGTCATCAGGAGAGCCGCTGTCCCAGTCCTCCGAAGCCCAGGTGAATTCCTCGTACCCGATTCCAGGGCAGATGGGAGACACCCTCCCTGGGGCCGAGGAGGCCCTGAGGACGGCTCAACGCGCACTCGATAGCGGCGACTTCCGGAGCGCCGTGGACTTCGCGGAGCAATGCCTCGGAATTGTACCGGACCATTCCCAGTGTCTGCTGATCTCCGGGGCCAGCCTTGCTCGCGATGGGCGGTTCACGGAGGCCGTGCATCAATATCAGCGGTTCGTTCACCGCCACCCCCGTCATGGTTTCGTACCGACTGTTCGGACCCTGATCGAGGAGTACACTCGGAGGGGTGCCGAGGAGCAGTCCGTGCAACCGGCAGGAGGAGATGCGGCTACGCCCCCGGGCAGTGCACCATCACCCAGTGAGGCGCCTCCTGGATTCAAGGTCATCTACGACAAAGAGACCCCGGCACTGGTGAAATCCGCTGAGAGCCCGGTGGTTCGCGACGTGATTCGGGAGGCTCGGGGCCTGATGGGCGCAAGAAAATACAGGGATGCGATTGGGGTCGCGGAGTGGTGTGCGAAGCTCGAGCCGAGCAATGCCGAGTGTCGTCTGGTGCTGGGAGACATTTATGTGCAACTCAAGCTCTCCGAGTTCGCGGCGCATAATTACAGGCGCTTTCTCGAACTCGCACCGAACAACGAGGCGCGTCGCCCACGCGTGACGAAGTGGCTCAAGCGGTACGACAGCAATCGCAAGCCATGA